A window from Opitutia bacterium ISCC 52 encodes these proteins:
- the prfA gene encoding peptide chain release factor 1 has product MEGIPHIEPYIARHKELDGEISDPDFFQDQRRAATLSREHQKLGILIEQYDELVRLDGEITDTRELVSGEDIDEELKELAEVELPELEEKFQTLKQQILISMIPPDPTDSRNTIVEIRAGAGGDEASLFAGDLSRLYQRFAELNSWKIEPMSSSPSEVGGYKENIFLVTGEEVYRKLRYESGVHRVQRIPVTESGGRIHTSTVTVAMMPEAEDVDLDIDQQDLEITTMRASGAGGQHVNTTDSAVRIVHVPTGEMVYCADERSQLKNRDKALKVLYSRLLEKKQREEQAKYAAQRKSQVGTGDRSERIRTYNFPQGRITDHRIGLTLHTLPQAMEGELEPVVDALQRAEYKDKLDALLEGNLS; this is encoded by the coding sequence ATGGAAGGAATACCACATATCGAGCCATACATCGCCCGGCATAAAGAGCTGGATGGCGAAATCTCGGATCCGGACTTCTTCCAGGATCAACGCCGAGCGGCTACCTTGTCCCGCGAACATCAGAAGTTAGGTATATTGATTGAGCAATATGACGAGCTGGTTCGTCTGGATGGAGAAATTACCGATACCCGTGAATTAGTGAGTGGTGAGGATATCGATGAGGAGCTTAAGGAATTAGCCGAAGTTGAACTTCCTGAGTTGGAAGAGAAATTTCAAACACTGAAACAACAAATTCTAATTTCAATGATCCCACCGGATCCGACCGATTCTCGGAACACGATTGTGGAAATTCGAGCGGGTGCTGGTGGAGATGAAGCAAGTCTATTTGCCGGTGACTTGAGTCGCTTGTACCAGCGTTTTGCGGAATTAAACTCCTGGAAGATTGAACCGATGAGCAGCAGCCCCTCTGAAGTGGGCGGTTATAAGGAAAACATCTTTCTCGTAACCGGTGAGGAAGTTTATCGAAAGCTCCGCTATGAATCCGGCGTGCACCGCGTCCAACGCATCCCGGTCACTGAATCCGGAGGTCGTATCCATACGTCGACGGTTACAGTCGCTATGATGCCTGAAGCTGAGGACGTTGATCTGGATATTGATCAGCAAGACCTGGAAATTACAACCATGCGTGCTTCTGGTGCGGGTGGTCAGCATGTGAATACAACCGATTCTGCTGTGCGAATTGTCCATGTGCCTACCGGTGAAATGGTCTATTGTGCCGATGAACGCTCGCAGCTCAAAAATCGGGATAAGGCATTGAAAGTGCTCTATTCTCGTTTGCTGGAGAAGAAACAACGTGAGGAGCAGGCTAAGTATGCCGCGCAGCGCAAAAGCCAAGTGGGCACGGGTGATCGTAGTGAACGGATCCGCACATACAATTTTCCGCAAGGCCGTATAACGGATCACCGGATCGGTCTTACGCTCCATACTTTGCCGCAGGCCATGGAAGGCGAGCTTGAGCCAGTGGTAGATGCATTGCAACGAGCTGAGTATAAAGACAAATTGGATGCACTCCTTGAGGGTAACCTTAGTTGA
- a CDS encoding ABC transporter permease → MKQILPVFKREFYGYFRSPVAYVFLIVFLFVSSGLTFYLGRFFDSRVASLDVFFSMQPWIYTFFISAVGMRLWAEEKRSGTWELLFTLPVLIQEGVIGKYLAGWAFISVGIFLTFPLMFTVGYLGDPDWGPIFTGYLGCFLMAGSFLAVCSFTSALTKNQVISFVISVVINLCLVFLGWSVFTNFLSFLPLSWVDALSNFSYTTHFNGFTRGLIVFKDLVFFLSLSFISLLMTVVVLER, encoded by the coding sequence ATGAAACAAATTCTACCTGTCTTCAAACGCGAGTTTTACGGCTACTTCCGATCTCCGGTGGCTTATGTATTTCTCATAGTCTTCCTGTTCGTCTCGTCAGGGCTTACCTTCTATCTGGGCCGCTTTTTCGATTCGCGCGTGGCATCGCTCGACGTCTTCTTCAGCATGCAACCCTGGATCTACACCTTCTTTATTTCAGCAGTAGGTATGCGCCTATGGGCAGAGGAAAAACGCTCCGGCACCTGGGAGCTTCTCTTTACACTCCCGGTTCTCATCCAGGAGGGCGTCATTGGCAAATACCTCGCAGGATGGGCATTTATTTCGGTTGGCATTTTTCTGACCTTCCCTCTGATGTTCACGGTAGGCTATCTGGGAGATCCCGATTGGGGGCCTATCTTTACAGGTTATCTGGGTTGCTTCCTCATGGCGGGTAGTTTTCTCGCGGTCTGCTCCTTCACTTCAGCTCTCACAAAGAACCAGGTCATAAGCTTCGTCATCAGTGTCGTTATCAACCTTTGCCTGGTATTTCTAGGATGGTCGGTCTTCACCAACTTCCTTTCGTTCCTACCTCTCTCGTGGGTGGATGCATTGAGTAATTTCAGCTACACTACTCACTTCAACGGTTTCACCCGTGGACTGATTGTCTTCAAGGACCTGGTTTTCTTTCTTTCACTTTCCTTCATCTCTCTACTCATGACCGTCGTGGTCTTGGAACGTTAA
- a CDS encoding ATP-binding cassette domain-containing protein: protein MIEVQSLHKSYGSINAVNGVNFDVNRGEILGFLGPNGAGKSTTMKMITGFVRPTSGIVLVNGLNVQDHPVAVKERIGYMPENGPVYGEMTVEEFLIFIAEIRGYDDPTIREDKIDHACDLCRLNKVRHQSIETLSKGFKQRVGFAQAILHDPPVLILDEPTDGLDPNQKKEVRKIIRTMAKDKAIILSTHILEEVHALCSRVIIIAKGEVIADETPESLLKRNPKYNALKLEVEDIDLEVVRETLKELPEVSSAEINEGAVEIYPKSKQSIESLVLKVCRDKEWNISRFEKTPVGLDEVFWELTK, encoded by the coding sequence ATGATTGAAGTTCAATCCCTTCACAAAAGTTACGGATCCATCAACGCAGTTAATGGCGTCAATTTTGACGTCAACCGAGGTGAAATACTCGGGTTTCTAGGTCCCAACGGGGCTGGAAAGTCCACCACGATGAAGATGATCACCGGCTTTGTCCGGCCGACTTCAGGCATTGTGCTTGTTAATGGGCTCAATGTGCAGGATCACCCAGTAGCAGTCAAAGAACGGATTGGCTACATGCCTGAGAATGGTCCGGTCTACGGTGAAATGACAGTTGAGGAGTTTCTTATATTTATTGCTGAAATTCGCGGCTACGATGACCCCACTATTCGGGAAGACAAAATAGACCATGCCTGCGACCTCTGCCGCCTGAACAAAGTAAGGCACCAATCCATTGAAACCTTGAGTAAGGGTTTCAAGCAGCGCGTCGGTTTTGCTCAGGCCATCCTTCACGATCCCCCAGTACTCATTCTGGATGAGCCGACAGACGGACTGGACCCGAATCAGAAAAAGGAAGTCCGCAAAATTATTCGGACCATGGCCAAAGATAAGGCCATCATCCTATCCACTCACATTCTAGAAGAAGTTCACGCCCTTTGCTCACGTGTAATCATTATTGCCAAAGGCGAAGTCATAGCAGATGAGACACCTGAGTCCCTTCTTAAGCGCAATCCAAAGTACAATGCGCTCAAGTTGGAAGTCGAAGATATCGATCTGGAAGTCGTTCGTGAAACCCTCAAAGAGCTGCCCGAAGTTTCCAGTGCGGAAATCAATGAAGGCGCCGTTGAAATTTATCCCAAAAGCAAACAGTCCATCGAATCACTTGTGCTGAAAGTCTGCCGGGACAAGGAATGGAACATCTCCCGTTTTGAGAAAACACCGGTTGGCCTGGACGAAGTCTTCTGGGAACTAACCAAATAG
- the recJ gene encoding single-stranded-DNA-specific exonuclease RecJ, with amino-acid sequence MEWRNASVPERKVAHFAKSLGVPKLIAQLLARLDIEEAEDAHAFLHPRLKHLDDPFRLSHLEAAVDRVRKAMAANERIVIVGDYDVDGVTSTALLVHSLNRFGVFPEYTVPQRQEEGYGLSRAVIDRALGGKPAGLLIAVDCGTNSIEEVRHAKAQGADVIIIDHHRSTAEEPNPAILVNPHVNDGADEPWKNLCSVGLVFKLVHGIVKSLRQDGDPTAFKIQLKEYLDLVAMGTIADLVPLVGENRILASRGLKALESTRREGLHALFHVSGMEIGRTIMSADISFKLGPRINASGRLANAEMTVKMLLSQNLPQCLDMAKQLDGMNKERQGIERAIVEEADKYIETHLQGAHGFVLHNPNWHPGVVGIVAGRISRIHSVPTIVLGKEGALAKGSGRSVPGVNLVEVLGECSELLESWGGHPMATGVSLPLENVEAFQAAFDAGVKRALEGDYFEPEIEIAAFISPDDICRDFMDNLSMMHPFGEGNPEPVFGLRRVQLAQCPEPFGTGHYRFCLRSSQGSYLSGVAWKKADNLPPSDRHLDLAIKVGWNVYNGRRSLQMELLDWKPNS; translated from the coding sequence GTGGAGTGGCGAAATGCATCCGTTCCAGAACGGAAGGTAGCCCATTTCGCTAAATCACTCGGTGTACCCAAGTTAATCGCCCAGCTTCTGGCGCGGTTGGATATCGAAGAGGCTGAGGACGCACATGCCTTTCTGCATCCACGACTAAAGCACTTGGATGATCCTTTTAGGCTGTCGCATTTAGAAGCGGCTGTGGATCGAGTGCGCAAAGCCATGGCTGCCAACGAGCGGATCGTTATCGTTGGTGATTACGATGTCGACGGAGTGACTAGCACAGCATTGCTCGTACATTCACTTAATCGCTTTGGAGTATTCCCCGAGTATACGGTTCCTCAACGACAGGAGGAAGGGTATGGGCTTTCCCGCGCCGTTATCGATCGAGCTTTGGGTGGTAAACCGGCTGGGTTGCTGATCGCAGTGGATTGCGGCACGAATTCAATCGAAGAGGTTCGCCATGCTAAAGCCCAAGGAGCGGATGTGATCATTATCGACCATCATCGCAGCACCGCTGAAGAGCCTAATCCGGCTATTCTTGTAAACCCACATGTGAATGATGGTGCCGACGAGCCTTGGAAGAACTTATGTTCTGTCGGGCTGGTTTTTAAATTGGTTCATGGTATAGTGAAATCCCTGCGCCAGGATGGAGATCCCACGGCATTTAAAATCCAACTCAAAGAATATCTCGACCTGGTGGCCATGGGAACCATCGCCGATCTGGTTCCTCTCGTTGGAGAGAATCGGATACTGGCTAGCCGAGGACTAAAAGCGTTGGAGTCCACACGGCGAGAAGGACTGCATGCGTTGTTTCATGTTTCAGGAATGGAGATCGGGCGCACGATCATGTCTGCCGATATCTCCTTCAAGCTAGGCCCTCGTATCAACGCAAGTGGTCGATTGGCGAATGCCGAGATGACGGTCAAAATGCTGCTCAGTCAAAATTTGCCCCAGTGTCTGGATATGGCCAAGCAACTGGACGGCATGAACAAGGAGCGCCAAGGGATTGAGAGAGCTATCGTTGAGGAGGCAGATAAGTATATTGAAACTCACCTGCAAGGGGCGCATGGCTTTGTGCTTCATAATCCAAATTGGCATCCAGGTGTTGTGGGGATTGTTGCAGGTCGCATCTCACGTATCCACAGTGTTCCTACCATCGTGCTGGGAAAAGAAGGGGCGCTTGCGAAAGGATCAGGTAGAAGCGTTCCTGGAGTGAATCTTGTCGAGGTACTTGGTGAATGTTCAGAGCTCCTGGAAAGTTGGGGGGGGCACCCGATGGCGACTGGAGTCTCGCTACCCCTCGAAAACGTAGAGGCATTTCAAGCAGCGTTCGATGCTGGAGTTAAGCGTGCATTGGAAGGGGACTATTTTGAACCTGAAATTGAAATTGCCGCCTTCATTTCGCCCGATGATATATGCCGCGATTTTATGGATAACTTGTCCATGATGCACCCTTTTGGCGAAGGCAACCCCGAGCCCGTATTTGGTTTGCGAAGAGTTCAGCTTGCTCAATGTCCTGAACCATTTGGTACGGGGCATTACCGATTTTGTCTACGATCAAGCCAAGGATCATACCTATCCGGTGTGGCTTGGAAAAAGGCCGACAATCTCCCTCCCTCGGATCGACATCTGGACCTGGCTATCAAGGTAGGCTGGAATGTCTACAATGGTCGCCGCTCTCTGCAAATGGAGCTGCTCGATTGGAAACCTAATAGTTAG
- a CDS encoding haloacid dehalogenase-like hydrolase, whose product METSLYTQNVVACIWDFDKTLIPGYMQQPLFKKFGINEKRFWEEVNELPNAYKKRGLTVSPDTIYLNHLLSYVRSGVIKGLTNKVLEELGKELVFNPGLPQFFKSLQNLVTLKEEYKKHDIRLEHYIISTGLASMIRGSIIAPFVENIYGCEFIEEPFLPHYLDQQDLSLHHDPDISQIGVVIDNTIKTRYIFEINKGCNKNPEINVNSNIKHSDRRVPFRNMIYVADGPSDIPVFSVVKNNGGKAFAVYDQGSQEEFAQNDRLLQNNRIHAYGPTNFEETSNTGMWMKMHVCAICDQIVEDREHALTKKVGKPPRHIHKDEVPHPEPQLEQDTMFEEKNEKSH is encoded by the coding sequence ATGGAAACAAGCCTATACACTCAAAACGTTGTCGCATGCATCTGGGATTTCGACAAAACCCTTATCCCCGGCTACATGCAGCAGCCCCTCTTCAAAAAATTTGGCATTAACGAAAAACGCTTTTGGGAAGAGGTTAATGAACTTCCGAACGCCTATAAAAAGCGTGGGCTCACCGTTTCTCCCGACACCATTTATCTCAATCATCTGCTATCCTATGTGCGAAGTGGTGTTATTAAGGGCTTAACCAATAAAGTGCTGGAAGAGCTTGGGAAGGAGCTCGTATTTAACCCCGGCCTCCCTCAGTTCTTCAAATCGCTGCAAAACCTGGTCACCCTCAAGGAAGAGTATAAGAAGCACGACATACGTTTAGAGCATTACATAATCAGCACAGGCCTCGCATCCATGATTCGTGGAAGCATTATAGCTCCTTTTGTGGAAAACATTTACGGTTGTGAGTTTATCGAGGAGCCTTTCCTTCCGCACTACTTGGATCAACAGGACCTGAGCCTCCATCACGACCCCGATATTTCTCAAATCGGTGTGGTCATCGACAACACCATCAAAACGCGTTACATATTTGAGATCAACAAAGGCTGTAACAAAAACCCCGAAATCAACGTCAATTCTAACATTAAACACTCAGATCGGCGGGTACCATTCCGTAATATGATATATGTGGCTGATGGCCCAAGCGACATCCCTGTCTTTTCCGTGGTGAAAAACAATGGTGGCAAGGCCTTCGCCGTCTACGATCAAGGTTCACAGGAGGAATTCGCCCAAAATGATCGTCTGCTTCAGAACAACCGGATCCATGCCTATGGTCCTACCAATTTCGAAGAAACCAGTAATACAGGCATGTGGATGAAGATGCACGTATGTGCCATATGTGATCAAATCGTCGAAGATCGCGAGCATGCTCTGACTAAGAAAGTAGGAAAGCCTCCACGGCACATTCACAAAGACGAAGTCCCACATCCTGAGCCACAATTGGAACAGGATACCATGTTTGAAGAAAAGAACGAGAAGAGTCATTAA
- the prmC gene encoding peptide chain release factor N(5)-glutamine methyltransferase: MITLLEVLEKSTDFLEQKGVQDARLSAEWIMAESLGLKRLDLYLQFERPLKEEELGGIREGIRRRSKREPLQYILGNVEFYGVTLKTDARALIPRPETEYLIELLHTKYLNREPSRILDLGTGTGAIAIAMLHTFPDAEAVAVDRSEEALRLASENAEAVGVSDRLSLSQSDWFENVTGEFEVIISNPPYLTDEEMQSAEPEVSQYEPTQALHAGKDGLNDLSQIVDESLGYLVDGGVLALETGIAQHDNLITQAKGQGFTSMESIKDLARLPRYLIGLR; encoded by the coding sequence ATGATTACCCTGCTGGAAGTCCTGGAAAAGAGTACGGATTTTCTTGAGCAGAAAGGTGTCCAAGATGCGCGGCTTAGCGCAGAGTGGATTATGGCTGAGTCACTCGGTCTTAAGCGATTAGACCTGTATCTTCAGTTTGAGCGACCCTTGAAAGAAGAGGAGCTCGGAGGCATTCGGGAAGGCATTCGCCGCAGGTCAAAACGGGAGCCTTTGCAGTATATTTTGGGGAATGTAGAATTTTATGGAGTTACCCTGAAAACGGATGCCAGAGCTTTAATACCGCGACCGGAAACAGAGTATTTAATAGAGCTCCTCCACACAAAGTATCTCAATCGAGAACCCTCACGTATTCTTGACCTGGGTACTGGAACAGGAGCGATCGCAATTGCTATGCTGCACACCTTCCCAGATGCCGAGGCCGTCGCGGTTGATCGTTCAGAAGAGGCGCTGCGGCTCGCTTCGGAAAATGCGGAAGCGGTAGGAGTGTCTGATCGGCTGAGCTTGAGCCAGTCAGATTGGTTCGAAAATGTGACTGGAGAATTTGAGGTGATCATTTCTAACCCACCTTATTTAACGGATGAAGAAATGCAGAGTGCAGAGCCGGAAGTTTCTCAGTATGAGCCAACTCAAGCACTCCATGCCGGAAAAGATGGGCTGAACGACTTAAGCCAGATTGTTGACGAAAGCTTGGGCTACCTCGTTGATGGCGGTGTATTGGCCTTAGAGACCGGAATCGCTCAACACGATAACTTGATTACTCAAGCTAAGGGCCAAGGTTTTACTTCGATGGAATCGATTAAGGATTTGGCTCGGTTGCCGCGCTATTTGATCGGCCTGCGATAG
- a CDS encoding Gldg family protein, whose amino-acid sequence MNTSQKFIAGFLLIIILIFTNMFAGLFSWKLDFTDGKLFTLSKGSQVLVEKLEERVDFDFYFSRSVDGLPISFKNYGTRVEEMLRQFEAASNGMIRLNIINPEPDTEEEEAATTAGITPNPVGNGQNLFFGLVLTQADNQETVPFFAYQKENSLEYDIAKALYTVQQWDKPTVGIISGLPVVGTPQMFPGQPPGGQDWVFVQQLRQNFEITQINTPADWPSIVDVLMVVHPQNLDEQMLFAIDQHVLAGKPTFIALDPSSYFMKAQQNQQQMMMGQPPQGVTSNLRQLFTAYGIDFNDMEILVDADNGAQVSTQAGPMQMPTWLNLDEAALNSNEFILSQLDSLLMVEPGSFGIAEGADLEIIPLVQSSDQAGKLFAMLANQIRNPVQLTQNMTASEGRETIAGFVRGNLKSAFPEGKPTPPTPEGAEAAPAPEANSNHLTESVAPSSLFVIADSDWLQEQFSVQRIFGSLFQPLNDNLNLLTNTIEFMSGSQDLISIRPRGNTIRPFKVVEEIEQEAQVEYQQKLDELNNEVQVFENRIRELQTQQGGGNSLILTPELRAEIQELQGNAASKRAERREVRKKLREKVESLGFNLALANLTVIPGIVFAAGILFFIRRHNRK is encoded by the coding sequence ATGAATACATCACAGAAGTTTATCGCTGGATTCCTCCTCATAATCATCCTCATTTTCACCAACATGTTTGCTGGATTGTTTAGCTGGAAGCTGGACTTTACTGACGGCAAACTTTTCACCCTTTCCAAAGGGAGCCAGGTGCTGGTTGAAAAGTTGGAAGAGCGGGTCGATTTCGATTTCTACTTCAGTCGCTCGGTAGACGGACTTCCAATATCCTTTAAGAATTACGGGACTCGAGTGGAAGAAATGCTGCGGCAGTTCGAGGCGGCATCCAATGGCATGATTCGCTTGAACATCATAAACCCTGAGCCCGATACCGAAGAAGAGGAGGCAGCCACCACAGCTGGCATTACTCCCAATCCAGTGGGCAATGGTCAGAATCTCTTTTTCGGTTTAGTTCTGACCCAAGCGGATAACCAGGAAACCGTACCGTTCTTCGCCTACCAAAAAGAAAACTCACTCGAGTACGACATCGCCAAAGCACTATACACCGTCCAGCAATGGGATAAACCAACAGTCGGCATCATTTCAGGACTACCTGTTGTGGGAACCCCTCAAATGTTTCCCGGGCAGCCGCCTGGAGGACAAGACTGGGTATTTGTGCAACAACTACGCCAGAATTTTGAGATCACCCAGATTAATACTCCAGCAGATTGGCCCTCGATCGTGGATGTGCTAATGGTCGTGCATCCACAAAATCTGGATGAGCAAATGCTGTTTGCCATCGACCAACATGTCCTGGCAGGGAAGCCCACCTTCATAGCGCTGGATCCATCCAGCTACTTCATGAAGGCTCAGCAAAACCAGCAGCAAATGATGATGGGGCAACCTCCACAAGGAGTGACCAGCAACCTTCGACAACTTTTCACAGCCTACGGCATCGATTTCAACGACATGGAAATTCTGGTCGACGCTGACAATGGGGCCCAAGTCAGTACACAAGCCGGTCCCATGCAAATGCCAACCTGGTTGAATCTAGACGAAGCTGCCTTGAACTCCAATGAGTTTATCCTCTCCCAGCTGGACTCCTTGCTCATGGTTGAGCCCGGTTCATTTGGAATAGCAGAAGGCGCTGATCTCGAAATCATCCCGCTTGTTCAATCCTCTGACCAGGCAGGAAAGCTTTTCGCCATGCTGGCCAACCAGATTCGCAATCCGGTTCAGCTCACTCAAAACATGACCGCGTCAGAAGGTCGGGAAACCATTGCAGGATTTGTTCGTGGTAATCTTAAATCTGCCTTTCCCGAAGGAAAACCTACTCCACCAACGCCAGAAGGTGCTGAGGCAGCACCCGCACCAGAAGCCAATTCAAACCACCTCACAGAATCCGTAGCTCCAAGTAGCCTCTTTGTCATAGCCGATTCGGATTGGTTGCAGGAGCAATTTTCAGTTCAGCGGATTTTCGGTTCCTTATTTCAACCGTTAAATGACAACCTCAACCTGCTCACCAACACCATTGAGTTCATGTCTGGAAGTCAGGACCTGATTTCCATCCGCCCTCGGGGAAATACCATTCGCCCGTTCAAGGTGGTTGAAGAAATTGAGCAAGAAGCACAGGTCGAGTACCAGCAAAAGCTCGATGAGCTCAACAATGAGGTCCAGGTATTCGAGAATCGGATCCGAGAGCTGCAGACCCAACAGGGAGGAGGCAATTCCTTGATTTTAACGCCCGAGCTACGCGCCGAAATTCAGGAGCTACAAGGCAACGCCGCTTCCAAGCGTGCAGAGCGAAGAGAGGTGCGAAAGAAACTACGCGAGAAAGTAGAGAGCCTGGGATTCAATTTAGCCTTAGCCAATTTAACTGTGATTCCGGGCATCGTCTTTGCCGCCGGCATCCTCTTCTTTATCCGTCGTCATAACCGAAAGTAA
- a CDS encoding DUF4340 domain-containing protein produces MKLRTLVIVAASLAVATSVGYYIRNASLVTPEDDPLIGTKVFDQDILKDVNRVEIAKGGEQVVVELEGSGNWVVRTLYDLPADFAKLNTLIRDLVESDISRKITAREDRLERLDLTQGTLKLMSGPDDSLFEITYGKSINNGKAFVFRNEKTAYLSSESPYIDASSSNWATKTLYEFQADEVAGIQFSLEDGDWGVRRDDKDKDFVSTLPVDVRVPKQSEITSLIGRFTNLRFTEVAERAVEEETQTWKDAQMNTRSLKFTLFSGETITVEMSQPLPPEPAEGEEAPASTPPSVTYLNLSSSQADHAINGMMSRLAFQASSYTFTGIPVEISEVADLPAEEVTAEADKAAQIAPAPGNIDTQSIEEAIETAVEAEAKDPNQPEIKQHIDGNSVIFEVIPPKKEGEEEEATPKSPEEN; encoded by the coding sequence ATGAAACTAAGAACATTAGTTATCGTTGCCGCCAGTCTGGCAGTTGCCACATCGGTGGGTTATTATATTCGTAATGCATCCCTCGTTACTCCTGAAGATGATCCACTCATAGGGACTAAAGTCTTCGATCAGGATATTCTCAAAGACGTCAACCGCGTAGAAATCGCCAAAGGCGGGGAACAAGTGGTAGTCGAGCTCGAGGGCTCAGGCAACTGGGTGGTCCGCACGCTTTACGATCTGCCCGCTGATTTTGCGAAGCTCAATACTTTGATTCGCGATCTTGTTGAATCAGACATTAGTAGAAAGATCACCGCTCGTGAAGACCGACTGGAACGGCTGGATCTAACCCAGGGAACGCTCAAGCTAATGTCGGGACCTGATGACAGCCTTTTTGAAATCACTTATGGAAAATCCATCAACAATGGAAAAGCGTTTGTTTTTCGTAATGAAAAGACGGCCTATCTTTCATCTGAGAGCCCTTATATCGATGCGAGCTCCTCCAATTGGGCCACCAAAACTCTCTATGAATTCCAAGCTGACGAGGTAGCAGGTATTCAATTCTCTTTAGAAGATGGAGACTGGGGCGTGCGTCGCGACGACAAGGATAAAGACTTTGTGAGTACCCTCCCGGTAGACGTGAGGGTTCCTAAGCAATCCGAGATCACTTCATTGATCGGACGCTTTACTAATCTGAGGTTTACAGAAGTTGCTGAACGAGCGGTTGAAGAAGAAACGCAAACTTGGAAGGATGCTCAAATGAATACCCGCTCTTTGAAGTTCACACTCTTTTCCGGGGAAACCATCACGGTAGAAATGAGTCAACCGCTCCCACCAGAACCTGCTGAAGGGGAAGAAGCACCCGCCAGTACTCCACCTTCAGTCACTTATCTCAATCTTTCCAGCAGCCAGGCAGATCATGCAATCAATGGCATGATGAGCCGACTGGCTTTTCAGGCTTCGTCCTACACATTCACAGGGATCCCTGTGGAAATTTCCGAAGTGGCTGATCTTCCAGCGGAGGAGGTTACAGCGGAAGCGGACAAGGCCGCACAGATAGCACCAGCTCCTGGAAACATTGATACGCAATCCATTGAAGAGGCCATCGAAACAGCCGTGGAAGCTGAAGCAAAGGATCCGAATCAACCCGAGATCAAACAGCACATCGATGGCAACTCAGTCATCTTTGAAGTGATACCTCCGAAGAAGGAAGGTGAAGAGGAGGAAGCGACTCCAAAGTCACCAGAAGAGAATTAA